From Balaenoptera acutorostrata chromosome 8, mBalAcu1.1, whole genome shotgun sequence, the proteins below share one genomic window:
- the CHPF gene encoding chondroitin sulfate synthase 2 codes for MRASLLLSVLRPAGPVAVGISLGFTLSLLSVTWVEEPCGPGPPQPGDSELPPRGNTNAARRPNSVQPGAERERPGAGAGAGDNWEPRVLPYHPAQPGQAAKKAVRTRYISTELGIRQRLLVAVLTSQATLPTLGVAVNRTLGHRLERVVFLTGSRGRRAPPGMAVVTLGEERPIGHLHLALRHLLEQHGNDFDWFFLVPDATYTEAHGLARLAGHLSLAAAAHLYLGRPQDFISGEPAPGRYCHGGFGVLLSRTLLQQLRPHLEACRNDIVSAHPDEWLGRCILDATGVGCTGGHEGVHYSYLELSPGEPVQEGDPRFRSALTAHPVRDPVHMYQLHKAFARAELERTYQEIQELQWEIQNTSRLAADGERAATWPVGIPAPSRPASRFEVLRWDYFTEQHAFSCADGSPRCPLRGADQADVADVLGAALEELNRRYHPALRLQKQQLVNGYRRFDPARGMEYTLDLQLEALTPQGGRRPLTRRVQLLRPLSRVEILPVPYVTEASRLTVLLPLAAAECDLAPGFLEAFAVAALEPGDSAATLTLLLLYEPRQAQRAAHADVFAPVKARVAELERRFPGARVPWLSVQTATPSPLRLMDLLSKKHPLDTLFLLAGPDTVLTPDFLNRCRMHAISGWQAFFPMHFQAFHPAVAPPQGPGPPELGRDTGRFDRQAASEACFYNSDYVAARARLAAASEQEEELLESLDVYELFLRFSSLHVLRAVEPALLQRYRAQTCSARLSEDLYHRCRQSALESLGSRTQLAMLLFEQEQGNST; via the exons ATGCGGGCATCGCTGCTGTTGTCGGTGCTGCGGCCCGCAGGGCCCGTGGCCGTGGGCATCTCCCTGGGCTTCACTCTGAGCCTGCTCAGCGTCACCTGGGTGGAGGAGCCTTGTGGCCCAGGGCCGCCCCAACCCGGAGATTCTGAGCTGCCGCCGCGCGGCAACACCAACGCGGCGCGCCGGCCCAACTCGGTGCAGCCCGGAGCGGAGCGCGAGAGGCCCGGGGCCGGTGCAGGCGCCGGGGACAACTGGGAGCCGCGTGTCTTACCCTACCACCCCGCACAGCCTGGCCAGGCCGCCAAAAAGGCCGTCAG gacccgCTACATCAGCACAGAGCTGGGCATCAGGCAGAGGCTGCTCGTGGCGGTGCTGACCTCACAGGCCACGTTGCCCACACTGGGTGTGGCTGTGAACCGCACGCTGGGGCACCGGCTAGAGCGTGTGGTGTTCCTGACAGGCTCGCGGGGCCGCCGGGCACCACCGGGGATGGCCGTGGTGACGCTAGGCGAGGAGCGGCCCATCGGGCACCTGCACCTGGCACTGCGCCACCTGCTGGAGCAGCACGGCAACGACTTTGACTGGTTCTTCCTAGTGCCCGATGCCACCTACACCGAGGCGCACGGACTGGCTCGCCTAGCTGGCCACCTCAGCCTGGCAGCCGCTGCCCACCTCTATCTGGGCCGGCCCCAGGACTTCATCAGTGGAGAGCCCGCCCCAGGCCGCTACTGCCACGGTGGCTTTGGGGTGCTGCTGTCACGCACACTGCTGCAGCAGCTGCGCCCCCACCTGGAAGCCTGCCGCAACGACATCGTCAGTGCGCACCCGGATGAGTGGCTGGGCCGCTGCATCCTCGATGCCACCGGGGTGGGCTGCACTGGCGGCCACGAG ggAGTCCACTATAGCTACCTGGAGCTGAGCCCTGGGGAGCCCGTGCAGGAGGGGGACCCTCGTTTCCGCAGTGCCCTGACAGCTCACCCTGTCCGTGACCCTGTGCACATGTACCAGCTGCACAAGGCTTTTGCCCGAGCTGAACTGGAACGCACATACCAGGAGATCCAGGAGTTACAG TGGGAGATCCAGAACACCAGCCGTCTGGCAGCGGATGGGGAGCGGGCAGCCACCTGGCCCGTGGGCATTCCAGCGCCGTCCCGCCCGGCCTCCCGCTTTGAGGTGCTGCGCTGGGACTATTTCACAGAGCAGCATGCTTTCTCCTGCGCTGATGGCTCACCCCGCTGCCCACTACGTGGGGCTGACCAGGCTGATGTGGCCGATGTTCTGGGGGCAGCCCTGGAGGAGCTCAACCGCCGGTACCACCCGGCCCTGCGGCTCCAGAAGCAGCAGCTGGTTAATGGCTACCGACGCTTCGATCCTGCCCGGGGTATGGAGTACACGCTGGACTTGCAGCTGGAGGCATTGACCCCCCAGGGTGGCCGCCGGCCCCTCACCCGCCGAGTGCAGCTGCTACGGCCACTGAGTCGCGTGGAGATCTTGCCCGTGCCCTATGTCACCGAGGCCTCGCGTCTCACCGTGTTACTGCCACTGGCTGCAGCCGAGTGTGACCTGGCCCCTGGCTTCCTGGAGGCCTTCGCCGTGGCCGCACTGGAGCCTGGCGATTCTGCGGCCACCCTGACCCTGCTGCTACTGTATGAGCCACGACAGGCCCAGCGGGCGGCCCACGCCGATGTCTTTGCACCTGTCAAGGCCCGTGTGGCAGAGCTGGAGCGGCGTTTCCCCGGTGCCCGGGTGCCCTGGCTCAGCGTGCAGACAGCCACACCCTCACCGCTGCGCCTCATGGATCTGCTCTCCAAGAAGCACCCACTGGACACGCTGTTCCTGCTGGCCGGGCCAGACACGGTGCTCACCCCGGACTTCCTGAACCGCTGCCGCATGCATGCCATCTCTGGCTGGCAAGCCTTCTTTCCCATGCACTTCCAGGCCTTCCACCCGGCCGTCGCCCCACCCCAGGGCCCGGGACCCCCTGAATTAGGCCGAGACACAGGCCGCTTTGATCGCCAGGCAGCCAGCGAGGCCTGCTTCTACAACTCCGACTACGTGGCGGCCCGAGCGCGGCTGGCGGCGGCCtcggagcaggaggaggagctgCTGGAGAGCCTGGATGTGTATGAGCTGTTCCTGCGCTTCTCCAGCCTGCACGTCCTGCGGGCGGTGGAGCCCGCGCTGCTGCAGCGCTATCGGGCCCAGACGTGTAGCGCGCGGCTTAGCGAGGACCTGTACCACCGCTGCCGCCAGAGTGCGCTCGAGAGCCTCGGCTCCCGCACCCAGCTGGCCATGCTGCTCTTCGAGCAGGAGCAGGGCAACAGCACCTGA